In Macadamia integrifolia cultivar HAES 741 chromosome 5, SCU_Mint_v3, whole genome shotgun sequence, a single window of DNA contains:
- the LOC122080070 gene encoding protein DETOXIFICATION 24-like produces the protein MMDGSEALEDKLLGRDQSEHVNKDLKVRVWNESKILWRIASPAMITRVATYGILVATQSFMGHIGETELASYAVIQIFLVRFANGIVYGMASALETLCGQAFGAKHYHMMGIYLQRSWIVVLCTSVILLPVFIFTSPLLKLIGQEEELAEVAGKISIWFIPILYYFVFSMTMQKFLQAQLKNIIIGWLSTASFVIHLILSWLFVYKLSLGIPGAMGAMIISTWTMVIGEFVYIFGGWCPGTWKGFSMSAFTELWPIAKLSLSSGVMLCLELWYNAVLVLVAGYMKNAAIAISAFSICLNITTWELMICVGFLSAASVRVANELGRGDAEAAKFSTIVNLSTTLSIGVLFSVLFLVFSHVISYAFTSSAEVAKAVSSLASLLSLSVLLNSVQPVLSGVAIGAGRQTLVAYVNLASYYLAGIPIGVLLGYVANLAAKGIWIGMLCGVALQTLALLWITWRTDWKDQVERASQRLNKWLLPPSEDKTNHA, from the exons ATGATGGATGGAAGTGAAGCACTGGAAGACAAACTTCTTGGGAGAGATCAAAGTGAACATGTAAATAAGGACTTGAAAGTAAGAGTTTGGAATGAATCAAAGATACTCTGGAGAATTGCATCTCCTGCTATGATCACAAGAGTAGCAACTTACGGAATATTGGTTGCCACTCAATCATTTATGGGACATATTGGTGAAACTGAGCTCGCTTCTTATGCGGTCATCCAAATCTTTCTCGTACGTTTTGCAAATGGAATAGTG TATGGAATGGCAAGTGCTCTAGAAACATTATGTGGGCAAGCATTTGGAGCAAAGCATTACCACATGATGGGTATCTATTTACAACGATCATGGATAGTTGTTTTATGTACTTCAGTCATTTTGCTCCCAGTTTTCATCTTCACTTCACCACTTCTAAAGCTTATTGGGCAGGAAGAAGAATTAGCAGAAGTAGCAGGAAAAATTAGCATTTGGTTTATACCTATTTTGTACTATTTTGTCTTTTCAATGACAATGCAGAAGTTCTTACAAGCTCAACTAAAGAATATAATTATTGGATGGTTATCTACTGCATCCTTTGTGATTCACTTGATCTTATCTTGGCTCTTTGTCTATAAATTAAGCTTGGGGATACCTGGTGCCATGGGAGCAATGATCATCTCCACATGGACAATGGTAATTGGGGAATTTGTGTATATCTTTGGAGGTTGGTGCCCTGGAACATGGAAGGGATTTTCTATGAGTGCATTTACTGAACTTTGGCCAATTGCCAAGCTCTCTCTATCGTCTGGTGTGATGCTTTG CTTAGAGCTATGGTACAATGCAGTGCTAGTCTTAGTGGCAGGCTACATGAAGAATGCTGCCATTGCTATATCTGCCTTCTCTATCTG CCTCAATATCACTACTTGGGAGCTTATGATATGTGTAGGTTTCTTGTCTGCAGCCAG TGTACGGGTAGCAAATGAATTGGGGAGAGGAGATGCAGAAGCTGCAAAATTTTCCACTATTGTCAACTTAAGTACTACACTCTCTATTGGCGTGCTATTTTCGGTTCTGTTTTTGGTATTTAGTCATGTCATATCCTATGCATTCACAAGCAGCGCAGAAGTGGCCAAAGCTGTGTCGAGCCTCGCCAGTTTACTTTCTTTGTCTGTCTTGCTCAATAGCGTTCAGCCAGTGCTCTCAG GGGTGGCTATTGGTGCTGGTCGGCAAACTTTGGTAGCATATGTCAACCTTGCGTCCTACTATCTGGCAGGGATTCCTATAGGCGTGTTGCTCGGTTATGTTGCAAATCTTGCTGCTAAG GGTATCTGGATTGGTATGCTTTGTGGAGTTGCATTGCAAACGCTTGCACTTCTTTGGATCACTTGGAGAACTGATTGGAAAGATCAG GTGGAAAGGGCATCACAACGTCTAAACAAATGGCTTTTACCACCTTCTGAAGATAAAACAAACCATGCTTGA